The Salicibibacter halophilus DNA window ATGGAAAACGAGGAAGAAGTAGAAATCTTCGCCTTTCAATACGAAGAATCAAGCGAAGAGCCTGCAGGATTTGCGCTTTATCCGATTGAATCCGATCAAGAATGGGAAATGGTTGAAGAAATGATCGCCACTATGCTGGACGAGGATGAAACCCTTCATGTGGATAAAGACGGGCATAACCATTAAGAGAAAAATGTCTGTCATGCTCAAGCTCTTCTGGCTTCCGATATCTAACCTCCTCCATTCCCCGAGGCACTAATGCTGTGGAAGAAATATCACCTGGACCGTGAAGCATCACGGGCCGGGTATTCTTTTTACTTTGGGGATGAATCATGTCGCTAAAGCTCCGCATACTAGATGCTT harbors:
- a CDS encoding DUF1292 domain-containing protein, with the protein product MAEEENERVVIPDEEGNDHVFEILFTFDIDETEKSYMVVTSAEEEMENEEEVEIFAFQYEESSEEPAGFALYPIESDQEWEMVEEMIATMLDEDETLHVDKDGHNH